The nucleotide window GAAGAAATAATGCAAAAGCATTTACAAATAAATATTTGCACGTTACTCCTGATAATTCTAAAATATGGACAAAAGATACTTTAACTGGTTTTGGAATTAAAAATATTGGAACTTCCACAAAAACCAGCTATATGCAATTAACACCAAATAATTATTTAATAGGACATGAGACAGGAATAAATATAACAACTGGCAAGTATAATTCATTTATTGGATATCAGGCTGGATATTTAAATACTGTTGGGTATAATAATTACTTTTTTGGTTATAGAGCAGGATATAGTAATATTGATGGCTATAGCAATATATTTATAGGCGATAGTTGTGGCTTCGCTAATACTTCAGGATATTGGAATACTGCCAATGGATATAAAGCAATGAAAGTAAATACAACCGGATGGAATAATACTGCAATAGGCGTATTTGCGCTATATAAAAATACTTCAGGAAATTATAATACAGGTGTCGGATTAGATGCCCTTTATTCAAATACAACCGGACAAAGTAATGTTGCAATTGGTTTTAATGCACTTTTAGTTTGTAATGGTGGAAATAATAATACTGCTATTGGTACATCAGCATATTCAAGTGGAACTTTTTTTAATTCTACTGCCATAGGTTCAAATACTGTAATAACTGCAAATAATCAAGTAGCATTGGGTAATAATTCAATTACCACATTCTACTGCATGGGTGCTTATGTTGGCACTGTTGGAGTTACAAATAGAGATCTTTTTGTTGATAATACTGGTAAAATTGGTTATGTCGCTTCATCAAAACGATACAAAAACTCTATATCAGACATGGAAAATATTAATTGGTTATATGACTTAAGACCTGTTAATTATTGTTATAACAATGATGATACAAAAAGAAAACAATATGGATTAATTGCAGAGGAAGTTGAAAAATTAAATCCATTATTTGTAAGTTATAATCCGGATGGTTCTGTTGAAACTGTAAATTATAGCAGTTTTATTTCTCCAATGTTAAAAGCCTTACAGGATCAAAAAAAGAAAACAGAAGAATTACAGAAAATAAATAGCGAATTGCAAAAAAGAATAGAAACTTTAGAAAATAAAATCAAATAGAAATGAGAAAATTATTTTTTCTAAGCATTTTCGTAATGCTTTCAATGTGCATTAATGCACAGACTCCACAAGGATTCCAGTATCAGGCTGTCATTCGTGATGCATCAGGTACTGCAATGGTAAATCAATCTGTGAATTTTCAGATTAGTATAATCTCAGGTTCTGTAAGCGGAACACCTGTTTATATTGAAACACATATTGGCTCAACCAATGCTTATGGAATAGTAGTTTTAAATATTGGCTCAGGTACTCCTGTAACAGGTACCTTGTCAGCAATAAACTGGGAAAGTGCTTCTCACTTTATAAAGGTAGAGGCTGATCCAACCGGAGGTACAAGTTATTTAGATATGGGCACAACTCAATTGTTATCTGTTCCATATGCTTTAAATTCATTAAAAGCTAATCAGGCAGTAAATGCTGATAATGCAACAAATGCAAATTATGCTACAGTAGCAGGAACAGCAAACTATGTTGGTGGTACTGGAATTGATATTACTGGCTCAGTAGTTACAAATACAGCACCTGATCAAACTGTATCATTAACTCAGGGAGGTTCAACAACAATAAGTGGTACATATCCAAATTTTACTATTTCGAGTACCGATAACAATACAACTTATAATGCAGGAACAGGAATTAATGTAACAGGTACAACTATTTCAAATACTGCTCCTGACCAAACAATAACATTAAGCCAAAGTGGTGCAACAACAGTTACTGGAACCTACCCAAACTTTACAATATCAAGTACTGATAACAATACAACTTATACTGCTGGATCTGGTTTAAGTTTAACAGGTACAACTTTTGTAAACACTGCACCCGATCAGACTGTAACAATGACAAGTGGAACAGGAATTTCTGTTACTGGTTCTTATCCGTCTTATACTGTTACTAATTCTAGTCCAAATGCAACACATACAGGAGACGTCACAGGTTCAGGCGCATTAACCATTGCAAACAATGCTGTAACAACATCCAAAATTGCAGATGGAAATGTAACTGCTGTAAAACTTAACAATATGTCGGCAACTAATGGTCAGGTATTAAAATTTAATGGTACAAACTGGGCTCCGGCAATAGATGCTAATACCACTTATACAGCAGGAGCAGGGTTAAGTTTATCAGGAACATTGTTTGCAAATACAGCACCTGATCAAACTGTCTCTTTAACTCAGGGTGGTGCAACAACAATAAGTGGAACATATCCTAACTTCACAATTAGTAGTACTGATTTAAACTCAGGTACTCCGGGTGGTTTTAATAAAACTGTTCAGTTTAATAATTCTGGTTCTTTTGGTGGCGATACTGCAATGACATGGGATAATGCAAATAAAAGGTTAGGTGTTGGATTAACTAATCCAAATGGTAGATTGGTTGTTCGTGGAAGTGCATTGGCTCCTGCTACAGAACCATTATTTGAAGTTAAAAATGCCGCTGGTCAAACTGTATTTGTTGTTTACCCTGATAGTGTTCACATTTATGTTAAAGATGGTGGTGCAAAATCAAATAAAGGGGGTTTCGCAGTAAGCGGTAGAAACAGTTCAAAGGCTTTTACAAATAATTTTCTTTCAGTAACACCCGATAGTACCAGAATTTTTACAGGAGATACTATTTCCGGTTTTGGAGTTGAAAACCTTGGTGCCGGAGCTTCAACAAGCTATATGCACTTAACACCAAATAATTATTTTATTGGACATCTTTCTGGCGATGCTATTACTTCCGGTTTGTACAATTCATTTGTTGGTTACCAGTCTGGAAAGAGCAATTCAAATGGAAGTTATAACGTGTTTATGGGTTATCAGACTGGTTTTGCAAACGTAGCTGGAGCCTATAATACATTTATTGGTTATTTATCTGGAAAGTTTAATACAAGTAGTGATAATACATTTTTAGGATATAAAGCAGGTATGTCTCACCAAACAGGAGGTGGCAATGTATTTATAGGAAGTAAAGCTGGTCAGAATGATATTTCAGGAGTTCAAAATATATTTATTGGCGAAAATTCAGGCTTCTCTAATAATAATGGATCATATAATGTTTCACTTGGATTTGAAAGCGGTTTTAACAATGTATTTGGCTCTTATAATACTTTTCTGGGTTATCAATCTGGCTATAATAATATAAATGCTTCTAATAATGTTATTATGGGTTATCAGTCAGGATTTAATAATAATGGAAATAGTAACGTATTATTGGGAAATCAATGTGGATACAGCAATACCTGGGGTTATAGTAATGTAATGTTAGGAAATATGGCCGGATATAGTAATGTAAATGGATTTGTAAATACATTTATTGGAGAATTAGCCGGTTATTATAACACAGATGGTACTAACAACGTGTTTATTGGTTATCAGAGCGGATATAAAAACACAATTGCTAATGGAAATATTTTTATTGGACGTCAGACCGGATACAATAATTTAACAGGACATGGGAATTTGTTCATGGGTAATTATGCTGGTTTTATGAATACAGCTGGAGCGAATAATGTTTACCTCGGTTATAATGCCGGTATGAATTCTTTAGGAAATAATAATGTTAATATCGGACAGTCTGCTAATGAGCATAATGTTAATGGAATAAATAATGTTAGTCTTGGTGCATTTGCAGGGTTTTGGTCAACTGGAAATTATAATTTATTCCTGGGATATCAAGCTGGTAATAATAATACTGGAAGTAATAATATATTCTTAGGTGAAAATTCTGGTTATAACGATTTTGGCTCAGGGAAATTATATATAGAAAACTCGTCTAATATTACAAATCCACTTGTAAATGGAGATTTTACTAATGATAGGTTCGCAGTAAACCGACAGGCTGATACATATCCTTTTCAGGTTGGAACTGACGCAACTACTGGTAATGGTGCTTATTTGACAGCAGGTGGTACATGGACAAATACTTCATCAATTACACTTAAAGATAGATTTGTAACAATTAACAATAATGATTTCTTAACAAAGATTAAAAACCTCGAAATTAAAGGATGGTTTTATAAAGAAACTCAGGAATATCATATTGGTCCGTTTGCCGAAGATTTTTATAATGCATTCGGAACAGGTGTTTTAAACGAACCTAATTATCTTGGAAAATCTTTAGCAGCAAGTGATGTTGCAGGAGTAAGCCTTCTGGCAGTTCAACAACTTATAAAAGAAATTGAATTACTAAAAGCCGAAATTGAAAAATTAAAAGCAGCAAAATAACAAATAATAAGAAAGCCCTGAAAAGGCAGGAGTGGTCGGAAGAAATTCCGACCACTTTTTTTATGTCTTATTGAATAATTCAGGGTTCCCTCCAAATTTAAGAACAATTAATGCAATTACTAAATTTCTAATAATAAATAAGTTATATGCTAGTTTAGTTTTAATGCACCTTTACTCACAGTCATCCTGAGGTTCTCGAAGGATTTGCCCGCAAACTCTCACACATGTTTCGAGAGCCTCAACATGACCCCATTGGGAATAAGATATAATTTACTTTGTTATAAAACAAAAATGGCCGGAAGAAAAATCTTCCGACCACTCCTGCTGAAAAGGGCTTTTATTACTCTCATTATCGAACCTAACAGTTGGCAGTTGAATTTGGTAGGCTATTACTTGCAGTGAATGTCAAACCGCTAAAATGATTGAACTTTGTTATAATTGTCAAGTTGCCCATCAGCCGCGGCGGACAGCCTGCTAAATTTTAACCGTGTGTTAGGGGCTGGGCATTTTATTGTTCTATTATTATTTTATCAATTTTAATCAATTTACTGTTTTCGTACAATTTATAAAAATAGATTCCTGACTTATAGGCCTCAATATTTTTTTCAATGTCACCATTATATAGAATCTTGAAGGAGTCCATTATAACACCATTTACATTTAGTATTTCAATTCGATATTCCTTATTGTTATTGTCAAAATGCGAAAAATGCAATTTATGATTTGCAGGAATCGGGTATACTTGAAAAGTATTGTTATTAATTAATGTTTTATTGTCAGTAATAGTAGTATAATACATTGCGGTGTCATTTTCAGCATAACCCAACAATGTATGAGGGCCACCAATTAAACCATATTCGCCTGGATATAATAAACCACATAAACTACCAATACCTTCATACCATGTTTCGCAATGAAATGGGTCAAATATGTCCCCTTCATAATATAACATCATTATTTTTCTGTTTCGTCCTTCATAAAACTCAGTGTCGATATAGCCAACAATTAGGTTAACATTTAAAAGATGAATTGTATCGCCTACAAGTGCATTAAAATCATAAAGTAAAATATCTTGTGGAGAGCATTTTAAAAATACTTTTCCATTTGCCTCACGAATAAAGGAATAATTTGACCAATAGTATGGAGAATTATTACCTTCCTTTATTTTTATACATGAATCAGCACCTATGATTGTGTCTCCATCAGATTTAATGTAATATGTATAGGTCTGCAAAGGGTCACAATTGTCCGCATAAATATGCCATAATTTATAAGTGTTTTCTACCATAAACTGGCTATAAATAGTGCTTGTTAAAAAAAATAGAAAAACTGTTAAAATTGTTTTCATATGCTTATGTTTATATTTTTATGCCTTGCCCCTAACAATAATATATACCCAACATTTTTTATCATCTTACTATCGATACTGCCCCGGTAATTGCTTTTTCGTTATTATGCAAATTAACAATAAATAAATATGCTCCCATTGGTAAATCTTTTCCTTTAAATTGCCCATCCCATTGAGTACTTCTGTTTTTATATTCTAATCCTGCTCCGTTAAATTTAAAAAGAATATCGCCCCAACGGTTAAATATTTCAATTGTAACATCAGAATATGTTTCAATTCCTTTTATTTCCCATGTATCATTAACCAAATCGTTATTTGGAGTAAAAACTGTAGGGATTTCAAATTCAATAATAATGTCAGAATCTGCTGTTGCTGTACATCCAAAATTATCAGTTATTGTTACAATGTATGAGCCCGATTGTGAAATTGTAAATGTGCTATTAGTATTGCCGTTATTCCATGAATAAGTATATGGGGAGCTACCGCCGTTAACTTCTGCAAGAACATTATTTA belongs to Bacteroidia bacterium and includes:
- a CDS encoding tail fiber domain-containing protein gives rise to the protein MKRFLFSLTMCLIVVTTFAQVPQTFQYQAVIRDVSGTAMVNQSVNFQISILSGSVTGTAVYVETHTASTNAYGIVALNIGSGIPVTGTLSSINWESASHFIKVEADPTGGTSYLDMGTTQLLSVPYALNSLKANQAVSADNATNANNAAHSVSSDYATVAGTANYVGGTGIDITGSTVTNTSPDQTVTLTQGGATTISGTYPNFTISSTDLNSGTPGGLNKSIQFNNAGVFGGNSNLMWDNSNERLGIGLSNPSGRMVVQGSATALATEPLFEVKNKSGQTVFVVYEDSVNVFVNDDVIQSNRGGFAVSGRNNAKAFTNKYLHVTPDNSKIWTKDTLTGFGIKNIGTSTKTSYMQLTPNNYLIGHETGINITTGKYNSFIGYQAGYLNTVGYNNYFFGYRAGYSNIDGYSNIFIGDSCGFANTSGYWNTANGYKAMKVNTTGWNNTAIGVFALYKNTSGNYNTGVGLDALYSNTTGQSNVAIGFNALLVCNGGNNNTAIGTSAYSSGTFFNSTAIGSNTVITANNQVALGNNSITTFYCMGAYVGTVGVTNRDLFVDNTGKIGYVASSKRYKNSISDMENINWLYDLRPVNYCYNNDDTKRKQYGLIAEEVEKLNPLFVSYNPDGSVETVNYSSFISPMLKALQDQKKKTEELQKINSELQKRIETLENKIK
- a CDS encoding T9SS type A sorting domain-containing protein: MKTILTVFLFFLTSTIYSQFMVENTYKLWHIYADNCDPLQTYTYYIKSDGDTIIGADSCIKIKEGNNSPYYWSNYSFIREANGKVFLKCSPQDILLYDFNALVGDTIHLLNVNLIVGYIDTEFYEGRNRKIMMLYYEGDIFDPFHCETWYEGIGSLCGLLYPGEYGLIGGPHTLLGYAENDTAMYYTTITDNKTLINNNTFQVYPIPANHKLHFSHFDNNNKEYRIEILNVNGVIMDSFKILYNGDIEKNIEAYKSGIYFYKLYENSKLIKIDKIIIEQ